A single Streptomyces mirabilis DNA region contains:
- a CDS encoding oxidoreductase, with protein sequence MSAEYATFGLAPAMRAGGVLANGDYQVHRDFVDFIVDGRPLLYQLSDLDAVSPLASDVPPAIFTAQVRSLLLEAEAPLDDGRYVIYGCPECEGIECGAVTAVIEKDDSTDDYVWRDFAWQTGEHADLELNGYHGIGPFRFQGAEYRSALNSLLLGDPGARRRVLLIGARVAVLAKLAAALRTIGIGADITRDATYVPAEELRGYGAVAFGRAIGEQERAAVRRSFERAGVEVAYVDGLAPVIPLLVAQIEHALDRSPHELRRLTRLVAADGEAGIEVTSTCRVQITAYRLDRLYRTHAQEVFDGILEAGRHRIALDAKAVKGESFLVARTSGSVLVEAMAH encoded by the coding sequence ATGTCTGCCGAGTACGCGACCTTCGGCCTGGCACCGGCGATGCGTGCCGGTGGAGTCCTCGCCAACGGTGACTACCAAGTGCACCGGGACTTCGTCGACTTCATCGTCGACGGCCGCCCGCTGCTGTACCAGCTCTCCGACCTCGACGCGGTGTCCCCGCTCGCCTCCGACGTACCACCCGCCATCTTCACCGCCCAGGTCCGAAGCCTCCTCCTGGAGGCCGAGGCTCCGCTCGACGACGGCCGCTACGTGATCTACGGCTGTCCCGAGTGCGAGGGCATCGAATGCGGTGCCGTGACCGCCGTCATCGAGAAGGACGACTCCACCGACGACTACGTGTGGCGCGACTTCGCCTGGCAGACCGGCGAACACGCCGATCTGGAACTCAACGGGTACCACGGGATAGGGCCGTTCCGCTTCCAGGGCGCCGAGTACCGCAGCGCCCTGAACTCCCTGCTCCTCGGCGACCCCGGGGCGCGCCGCCGGGTCCTGCTCATCGGCGCCAGGGTCGCCGTGCTCGCCAAGCTCGCCGCCGCCCTGCGCACCATCGGCATCGGCGCCGACATCACCCGCGACGCCACCTACGTCCCGGCCGAGGAACTCCGCGGGTACGGCGCGGTGGCCTTCGGGCGCGCCATCGGCGAACAGGAGCGCGCGGCGGTACGGCGGTCCTTCGAGCGGGCCGGGGTCGAGGTCGCCTACGTCGACGGCCTGGCCCCCGTCATCCCGCTCCTCGTCGCCCAGATCGAGCACGCCCTGGACCGCAGTCCCCACGAGCTGCGCCGCCTCACCCGCCTGGTCGCCGCCGACGGCGAGGCGGGCATCGAGGTCACCTCCACCTGCCGGGTCCAGATCACCGCGTACCGCCTCGACCGGCTGTACCGCACGCACGCCCAGGAGGTCTTCGACGGGATTCTGGAGGCGGGCAGACACCGGATCGCCCTGGACGCCAAGGCCGTGAAGGGGGAGTCCTTCCTCGTGGCGCGGACCTCGGGGAGCGTGCTGGTGGAGGCGATGGCCCACTGA
- a CDS encoding FAD-dependent oxidoreductase, with the protein MDNVPSGDVIVVGSGVVGLTTAIVLAERGRRVRVWARESGELTTSAVAGALWWPYRIRPKALAGEWALQSLSVYEELAARPQETGVRVVEGVQGETRLDELEPWAARVPGLRATTAEEYTGTGLWARLPLIDMPVHLRWLRERLLRAGGTIETRTVTDLAEVEAPVVVNCTGLGAHTLVPDPAVRPVRGQLVIVENPGIRNWLVSTDSDAGTTTYVFPHPDRLVLGGTTDEDDWSLTPDPVAAGAIVERCAALRPEIAGARVLGHRVGLRPVRDTVRLEREVLPDGRVLVHHYGHGGAGVTVAWGCAREAAGLALGEEPAAVRP; encoded by the coding sequence ATGGACAACGTGCCCAGCGGTGACGTGATCGTGGTCGGAAGCGGTGTCGTCGGGTTGACGACGGCGATCGTCCTGGCCGAGCGCGGCCGGCGGGTAAGGGTGTGGGCGCGGGAGTCCGGCGAGCTGACCACCTCGGCCGTTGCCGGCGCGCTGTGGTGGCCTTACCGCATCCGGCCGAAAGCGCTCGCGGGTGAATGGGCCCTGCAATCACTCTCCGTGTACGAGGAGTTGGCTGCCCGGCCCCAGGAGACGGGCGTACGCGTGGTCGAGGGCGTACAGGGCGAGACACGACTGGACGAGCTGGAGCCGTGGGCCGCCCGGGTGCCGGGGCTGAGGGCGACGACGGCCGAGGAGTACACGGGTACGGGGCTGTGGGCGCGGCTGCCGCTGATCGACATGCCGGTGCATCTTCGGTGGCTGCGCGAGCGGCTTCTGCGGGCGGGCGGGACGATCGAGACACGGACGGTGACGGATCTCGCGGAGGTCGAGGCGCCGGTCGTCGTGAACTGCACGGGTCTTGGCGCCCACACGCTCGTACCGGATCCGGCCGTACGACCCGTGCGCGGGCAGCTCGTGATCGTGGAGAACCCCGGGATCCGCAATTGGCTCGTGTCGACGGATTCGGACGCCGGGACGACCACCTATGTCTTCCCGCACCCGGACCGGCTCGTGCTGGGTGGCACGACCGACGAGGACGACTGGTCGCTCACGCCGGATCCGGTGGCGGCCGGGGCGATCGTCGAACGGTGTGCGGCACTGCGGCCGGAGATCGCCGGGGCGCGCGTGCTCGGCCATCGGGTGGGGCTGCGGCCGGTGCGTGACACGGTCCGGCTGGAGCGTGAAGTACTGCCGGACGGGCGGGTGTTGGTGCACCACTACGGACATGGCGGCGCGGGCGTCACGGTGGCCTGGGGCTGTGCGCGGGAGGCGGCCGGGCTCGCGCTGGGCGAGGAACCGGCCGCCGTGCGCCCTTGA
- a CDS encoding Xaa-Pro dipeptidyl-peptidase: MPKPARRMRFTTWRSLATAATAALLAVFLAPAAAHGAPRESTPVYSYENAIRESVWVDTGLDGDGDGKTDRVAVDIVRPRELARQGRKVPVIMDASPYYSCCGRGNESQLKTYDANGNVVQMPLFYDNYFVPRGYAFVGVDLAGTNRSDGCVDVGGRSDIQSAKAVVDWLNGRAKGYTTRTGADRAKASWTNGRTGMIGKSWDGTIANGVAATGVKGLKTIVPISAISSWYDYYFAKGAPLYDSGPDWLSGYVDSPEATAKCAAVQQKLVDGAPRTGDWTKFWTERDYVKDASKVRASVFLVHGMQDLNVRTKNFGQWWSALAKNGVERKIWLSQTGHVDPFDFRRGAWVDTLHRWFDHELLGYDNGIDDEPMADIERHPDQWVTSSVWPPRGTQTTTLRPGTGTQAGVGTLGLRTGSGTEAFTDDPKLSETDWAAHIDRSTPEKAGFVTKPLAGDLRLSGSSKVTVTATPTTSTAHLSAVLVDLGPDTIRDYADGGEGITTLTDRTCWGPSTTGDSSCYKVTQAKKTDVAATVFSRGWADLGNYASDLKGAPLTPGKAYTITLDLAATDHVVPAGHRLALIVAGTDKDLIDPPSTTPTLTLDLSRTSARVPFVGGAGAFTRATAGSAAATSTAGLDGVRDPSSALRVPGETR, from the coding sequence ATGCCGAAACCAGCGCGCCGTATGCGCTTCACGACCTGGAGATCGCTCGCGACGGCGGCCACCGCCGCCCTGTTGGCCGTCTTCCTCGCCCCCGCCGCCGCACACGGCGCGCCCCGGGAGAGCACCCCGGTCTATTCGTACGAGAACGCGATCCGCGAGTCCGTCTGGGTGGACACCGGCCTCGACGGCGACGGCGACGGGAAGACCGACCGTGTCGCCGTCGACATCGTCCGGCCCCGCGAACTCGCCCGGCAGGGCCGCAAGGTTCCCGTGATCATGGACGCCAGCCCGTACTACTCCTGCTGCGGACGCGGCAACGAGAGCCAGCTCAAGACGTACGACGCGAACGGCAACGTCGTCCAGATGCCGCTGTTCTACGACAACTACTTCGTGCCGCGCGGCTACGCCTTCGTCGGCGTCGACCTGGCCGGAACCAATCGCTCCGACGGCTGTGTGGACGTCGGCGGCCGCTCCGACATCCAGTCCGCGAAGGCCGTGGTCGACTGGCTCAACGGCCGGGCCAAGGGCTACACGACGCGTACCGGCGCCGACCGGGCCAAGGCGAGCTGGACCAACGGCAGAACCGGCATGATCGGCAAAAGCTGGGACGGCACCATCGCCAACGGCGTCGCCGCGACCGGCGTCAAAGGCCTGAAGACCATCGTGCCGATCAGCGCCATCTCCTCCTGGTACGACTACTACTTCGCCAAGGGCGCCCCACTGTACGACTCGGGCCCGGACTGGCTCTCCGGCTACGTCGACAGCCCCGAGGCCACCGCCAAGTGCGCCGCCGTGCAGCAGAAGCTCGTCGACGGAGCGCCGCGCACCGGTGACTGGACCAAGTTCTGGACCGAGCGTGACTATGTGAAGGACGCGAGCAAGGTCAGGGCGAGCGTCTTCCTGGTGCACGGCATGCAGGACCTCAACGTCCGCACCAAGAACTTCGGCCAGTGGTGGAGCGCCCTCGCCAAGAACGGCGTCGAGCGCAAGATCTGGCTCTCCCAGACCGGCCATGTCGACCCCTTCGACTTCCGCCGCGGCGCCTGGGTCGACACCCTGCACCGCTGGTTCGACCACGAACTCCTCGGCTACGACAACGGCATCGACGACGAGCCCATGGCCGACATCGAGCGCCACCCCGACCAGTGGGTCACCTCCAGCGTCTGGCCGCCCCGCGGGACGCAGACGACGACACTGCGTCCGGGCACGGGCACCCAGGCGGGCGTCGGCACCCTCGGCCTGCGTACGGGCTCCGGAACCGAGGCCTTCACCGACGACCCGAAGCTGAGCGAGACCGACTGGGCCGCGCACATCGACCGGTCCACCCCCGAGAAGGCCGGGTTCGTCACCAAGCCGCTGGCCGGGGACCTGCGTCTGTCCGGTTCCTCCAAGGTGACCGTCACCGCCACGCCGACCACCTCGACCGCCCACCTCTCCGCGGTCCTGGTCGACCTGGGCCCGGACACCATCCGCGACTACGCCGACGGCGGCGAGGGCATCACGACCCTCACCGACCGCACCTGCTGGGGTCCGAGCACGACCGGCGACAGCTCCTGCTACAAGGTCACCCAGGCGAAGAAGACCGACGTCGCGGCCACGGTCTTCAGCCGCGGCTGGGCCGACCTCGGCAACTACGCCTCCGACCTCAAGGGCGCCCCGCTCACCCCGGGCAAGGCGTACACGATCACGCTCGACCTGGCCGCCACCGACCACGTCGTCCCGGCGGGCCACCGGCTCGCCCTGATCGTCGCGGGCACGGACAAGGACCTCATCGACCCGCCGTCCACCACTCCGACCCTCACCCTGGACCTGTCCCGTACGTCGGCCCGCGTGCCCTTCGTCGGCGGCGCCGGGGCCTTCACCAGGGCGACGGCGGGCTCCGCCGCCGCCACGAGCACGGCCGGCCTCGACGGCGTACGCGATCCGAGCAGTGCCCTCCGGGTGCCGGGGGAGACCCGCTGA